The sequence below is a genomic window from Microbacterium sp. cx-55.
CCCCGATCCACCGGACGCCGTGGGTGACGGCGGCCGTGACGATCTCATCGAGACCCAGACCGTAGGCATCGTCCTTCACGACCAGCATCAGCTCGGCCGGCGCAACGCGATCGCGGACCACCCGGAGATTTCGGGCGAAGGCATCGAGGTCAACGGTCAGGATCGCGGTCAACGGACGTACTCCCTGCGCGTGTGCAGGCCGACGCCCGCGACGATCTCGAGTGCCGTGAGACCGGACTCCGCCGCCCATCGATCGATCGCGGGTGCGCCGTCTTCCGGGTCGCCGAAGTACACGACGGACTGGCCGCGGGCGACGCGCGCGTCTCCGATGTCGATCACGCAGACGTCCATCGCGATCCGACCGATGATCGGATGCCGCGCATCGCCCACGCCCACGGCCACTCGGTTGCCGAGCGAGCGCGGGATTCCCTGCGCGTACCCGCCGGTGACGAGGGCGACCCGGGTGTCCTGGAGAGTGCGGAAGGTGTAGCCGTACGAGACGCCCTCGCCCGCCTTCAGATCTTTGACGGCGAGCACCGTGCCGCACAGGCTGAGCGCGGGGCGCGTACCCGGCTGGAGGCCGAAGGCGACCGCGGGCGCGACATCGGGCAGCACGCCGGACGTCAGGATCCTCGGGTTGCTCAGATCGTGACGCGCGAGGTCAGCGGAATCCGCCAACAGGAGCACGTCGGTGCTCTCGAGCAGGACGGCAGCGACGTCGGCGACTCCGTGCCCGCGTGCGTCGCGGCGCACGTCCACGACTGATCCCCCACTCGCGCGGACATTCGCGATGATCGCCGTCGCGAAGACGCGGGCGCGCGGGTCGGCATCCGTGGACACGCGGGCCTCAGAGCTGAATCGCGTTGAAACGCTTGTTCACGGCGAGTCGTTCGATCTCGGCGCGAGCGGCCTCGGCGTGCACGTCGACGGCGCGGTGGGCGACACCCGACGCGTACTCGACGCCCTGTCGGGCGAAAGCCCGGGCCAGCAGCGCATCGGCCAGGGGCGGATTCAACGGGAGCACCGGACCCTGCACGTTCGTGGCGTACAGCCCGCCGATCGCGATGGACTCGAACCCGTCCGCGAATCCCCCGTTACCGGCGATCACCTTCCCGTACCGCACGGCGGGGTCCGCATCCGGCGCCAGGGTCCATTCGGACGCGTGATCCTCGAAGCCGACGAGTCGCCCGGTGACCGTCTCGGCCACCACGTACCCGACACGACGCTGACGGGTGCGAGCGACCCGCGCCGGAAGCAGCCCCAGGCCCTCGATCGCCGTCCCATCGAGCAGATCGATTCCTGTACTCAGCAACTCGGCGCCGCCGCCGACAGCGAAGACCACGCCGCCGGACGCGAGCTGCGCCGCCAGCCAGTCACGTCGCCCGTGGAGGTCGTCGCCGACGACGCGGAGCGCCGAGAGCGGACCGTTTCCGATCACGACGATGTCGGCGGTGTCGGGCGCGGTCTCACCGCGACCGACCAGGACGACCTCGGTCTCGTGACCCGACAGCGCTGCGCGCGCCGCCAGCACCTCGACGTTGCCGCGGTCTCCGGTCACCCCGAGCAGGTCGGGGTACAGCTGGACGATTCGGATCGCGGTCATCGCCGTGCCACCTCCTGGTCGCCGTGTCCGAGGATGCGGCGGCCGATCATCATCAGCTCGTAGTTCACGAACCACACCTGGCGTCCGCCGGCGGTCGGCGCGAAGCCGCGCATGATCGCCGCGGCCTTCTCCATGTCGGGCTCGACCGTGCCGATCGGGATACCCGCATACGCGAGCCGTGTCGCAATCTGGTGGGCCTTCTCACCCGACACGACGTCGACATGGTCGAGGCCGGTCAGATCGACGTCGTACAACCAGGAGACGTCGGGCGTGCCCTCGTCGATCGCCATCAGGAGACGTTCGGGAGCGCCGTCGAGCGCGTCGACGTTCAGCTGCAGGCTCGGGCCGTTCTTGAACATCACGAACTCGACCTGCTCGTCACCGGTGCGACGAAGGGGCACCAGCTCGCCGCGCCCGTACGCGGGAGTCATCCGCGCGAATCCTTGTGCCGCAGCCTCCGTGCGGAACTCGTCGCCGAGCACATGCCGCGCGACGCTGACCGCGGCCGCCGCATCGACGGCGTAGTGCAGGCCGCGAGCGGGCAGAGTGAGGGAGAACTCGTCGCCCTCCAGAGACAGGGTCACGGACCGGCCGTCCACGGAGACGACCTCGGACTCCGCCGCGCGCTCACGCGCCCCCGCCTCGCCGCTGCGCGTGTCGGTCGCGTTGACGAGGCCATGCGCGGAGGCACCGACCACGTCGCGCGACGCACCGAAGAACGAGACCGGAGCCTTCAACGTCGACTCGTCGATCTTGCTGAGGTAGGGATCGTCACGGTTGATCACGACGCGGACGTCTGCGCGTCGCGCTGCGTCGAGCATCATGTCGGCGACGCGCTCGGTCTCGTAGAACCGGTACAGCTGATCGACCTGAACGTTGAGCGCCACGATGACACGCGGCGACAGGATGTCGGCGAGCTCTGCGGCGAATCCTTCATCGACTTCGAGGACCGCCACGTCGGCGCGCACGCGGCCGGTGAGCGTGGCATCGGCCAGCAGAGCGCTCGTCACGCCCTGCGGCAGGTTCGCCCCGGTCGGGTTCGTGAAGACGCGCAGCCCGTGGGCGCGCAGGATCTCACTGACCATGTGCGTGGTGGTTGTCTTCCCGTTCGAGCCCAGCACGAACACCACGCCGTAACGGAACTGGCCGCCGAGCGAACTCAGCAGGTTCGGCGCCAAGCGATTGGCGAGGTGCCCGGGGAAGGCGGAGCCTCCCCCGCGCAAACGCGTCGCGAAGCGGGCGAGCTTGCCGGCGAGAACCGCCGGCACATAACGGATGCTGCTTCCCGTCACGCCCGGATCACTCCAGGTAGTCGCGCAGAGACTGCGAGCGGCTGGGGTGGCGGAGCTTGGCCATCGTCTTCGACTCGATCTGACGGATGCGCTCGCGCGTGACGCCGAACGTGTCGCCGATCTGGTCGAGAGTCTTCGGCTGGCCGTCGCCCAGGCCGAAACGCATCCGGATCACTCCGGCTTCGCGCTCCGAGAGCGAATCGAGGAGCGACTCGAGCTGGCGCTGCAGCATGGTGAACCCGACGGCGTCCGCCGGAACGACAGCCTCGGTGTCTTCGATGAGGTCGCCGAACTCGCTGTCGCCGTCTTCACCAAGCGGGGTGTGCAGCGAGATGGGCTCGCGGCCGTACTTCTGCACCTCGATGACCTTCTCGGGGGTCATGTCGAGTTCACGGCTGAGCTCTTCCGGCGTGGGTTCGCGGCCCAGGTCCTGCAGCATCTGACGCTGCACGCGGGCGAGCTTGTTGATGACCTCGACCATGTGCACCGGGATGCGGATGGTGCGCGCCTGGTCGGCCATCGCGCGGGTGATCGCCTGACGGATCCACCACGTCGCGTACGTCGAGAACTTGAAGCCCTTGGTGTAGTCGAACTTCTCGACGGCACGGATGAGGCCGAGGTTGCCCTCCTGGATCAGGTCGAGGAACTGCATCCC
It includes:
- a CDS encoding alanine racemase produces the protein MSTDADPRARVFATAIIANVRASGGSVVDVRRDARGHGVADVAAVLLESTDVLLLADSADLARHDLSNPRILTSGVLPDVAPAVAFGLQPGTRPALSLCGTVLAVKDLKAGEGVSYGYTFRTLQDTRVALVTGGYAQGIPRSLGNRVAVGVGDARHPIIGRIAMDVCVIDIGDARVARGQSVVYFGDPEDGAPAIDRWAAESGLTALEIVAGVGLHTRREYVR
- a CDS encoding glutamine amidotransferase, which gives rise to MTAIRIVQLYPDLLGVTGDRGNVEVLAARAALSGHETEVVLVGRGETAPDTADIVVIGNGPLSALRVVGDDLHGRRDWLAAQLASGGVVFAVGGGAELLSTGIDLLDGTAIEGLGLLPARVARTRQRRVGYVVAETVTGRLVGFEDHASEWTLAPDADPAVRYGKVIAGNGGFADGFESIAIGGLYATNVQGPVLPLNPPLADALLARAFARQGVEYASGVAHRAVDVHAEAARAEIERLAVNKRFNAIQL
- a CDS encoding MurT ligase domain-containing protein is translated as MTGSSIRYVPAVLAGKLARFATRLRGGGSAFPGHLANRLAPNLLSSLGGQFRYGVVFVLGSNGKTTTTHMVSEILRAHGLRVFTNPTGANLPQGVTSALLADATLTGRVRADVAVLEVDEGFAAELADILSPRVIVALNVQVDQLYRFYETERVADMMLDAARRADVRVVINRDDPYLSKIDESTLKAPVSFFGASRDVVGASAHGLVNATDTRSGEAGARERAAESEVVSVDGRSVTLSLEGDEFSLTLPARGLHYAVDAAAAVSVARHVLGDEFRTEAAAQGFARMTPAYGRGELVPLRRTGDEQVEFVMFKNGPSLQLNVDALDGAPERLLMAIDEGTPDVSWLYDVDLTGLDHVDVVSGEKAHQIATRLAYAGIPIGTVEPDMEKAAAIMRGFAPTAGGRQVWFVNYELMMIGRRILGHGDQEVARR